One region of Primulina tabacum isolate GXHZ01 chromosome 1, ASM2559414v2, whole genome shotgun sequence genomic DNA includes:
- the LOC142511637 gene encoding uncharacterized protein LOC142511637 produces the protein MAKSFLIKYFPPSKTMKLRVDITTFAQFEQEYLYEAWERFKDLLRRCPHHELPLGKLDGLNMGGMAMRLQEIFCEKFGGEHYVKDCQDSGPFYVPEGAPVNQVGVQNRPRNDPYSNTYNPGRMQHPNFSWGGQNNQNRPQRGQQYGKQPMYRSDPPREEKSNLEQMMSRFISSTETRLQNQDASIKGLENQIGQKLGLGEPKTTRMSLQLADRSVNCYRIDAFDALVSNYVQDALRDPLEATLTTELREDELDAEKTEIMTYLNANQPWKRPIRMRLEDLGDRRDLTPQKSSLEEPPTLELKPLPQHLKYVYLGENNTLPVIISAALTDVMEDKLLEVLKAHKNAFAWKVADIKGINPSVCMHKILMEDEYSPLVQPQRRLNPKMQEVVKAETIKLLDAVTGWRVCIDYRKLNDATHKDHFPLPFIDQMLERRMPFGLCNAPATFQRYMTAIFHDMIGTFLEIFMEDFSIFGSSFDDCLQNLKVVLMRCEETNLVLNWEKCHFIVQEGIVLGHKISRHGIEVDKAYKDLKESLVTAPVLVAPDWDIPFEVMCDASDTAVGAVLGQRQNKLLEVRHYSWYANFANFLVTGTPPPNLSFHQQGVLQRKSLVKSLTIAMTVRWWSFWTNQDGIQGERRLLQLDQLEEFRNLAYDLALSYKEKTKRAHDRQIIEREFKEGENVLLYNSRLRLFPGKLKSRWSGPFVISKVYPLGTVELQDGNDETFTVNAQRLKHYMGGAV, from the exons ATGGCGAAATCGTTTCTCATTAAATACTTCcctccatctaagaccatgaagctgcgggTGGACATAACCACATttgctcaattcgagcaggagtATTTATATGAAGCATGGGAGCGTTTCAAAGATCTATTACGAAGATGTCCTCATCACGAACTACCACTTGG GAAGTTGGATGGGTTGAATATGGGTGGCATGGCtatgcgtcttcaagagatattttgtgaaaaattcgGAGGAGAACACTATGTTAAGGACTGTCAAGACAGTGGTCCTTTTTATGTGCCAGAAGGGGCACCTgtgaatcaagtgggagtccaaaACCGTCCAAGGAATGATCCGTACTCAAACACATATAATCCTGGAAGGAtgcaacatcccaacttctcatggggtggtcaaaacAATCAGAATCGACCTCAGAGAGGACAACAATATGGGAAACAACCAATGTACAGATCTGACCCTCCTAGAGAAGAAAAGTCCAATTtggagcagatgatgtctaGGTTCATCTCATCTACTGAAACTAGACTCCAAAACCAAGATGCATCAATAAAAGGGCTAGAGAATCAGATTGGACA gaaACTCGGATTAGGAGAGCCTAAGACAACCAGGATGTCCTTACAGCTagctgacagatctgtcaa TTGTTATAGAATTGATGCTTTTGATGCTCTTGTGTCTAACTATGTGCAAGATGCTCTTAGGGACCCTTTGGAAGCCACTCTCACTACCGAATTGAGAGAAGATGAATTGGATGCAGAAAAAACCGAAATAATGACATACCTCAATGCCAACCAGCCATGGAAGAGGCCAATAAGGATGAGATTAGAGGATTTGGGAGATCGAAGAGACTTGACCCCTCAAAAGTCAAGCCTGGAGGAGCCACCGACGCTTGAGCTCAAACCATTGCCTCAACACCTAAAGTACGTATACCTAGGCGAGAATAACACTTTACCTGTCATTATTTCTGCTGCTTTGACAGATGTGATGGAGGACAAACTATTGGAAGTTTTGAAAGCGCACAAGAATGCCTTTGCGTGGAAGGTGGCGGACATCAAAGGGATCAACCCATCAGTCTGCATGCACAAGATCTTGATGGAAGACGAGTACTCACCTCTTGTGCAACCTCAAAGAAGAttaaatccaaagatgcaagaggtagtaaaagcaGAGACTATTAAACTCCttgatgcag TGACGGGATGGCgtgtgtgcattgattataggaaattaaatgatgcTACCCATAAAGATCACTTTCCACTGCCCttcattgatcaaatgcttgagag ACGAATGCCCTTTGGTTTGTGTAATGCCCCTGCCACTTTTCAACGATACATGACTGCTATATTTCACGACATGATAGGAACTTTCcttgaaatttttatggaaGACTTCTCGATTTTTGGCTCTTCTTTTGATGATTGTTTGCAGAATTTGAAGGTGGTATTGATGAGATGTGAGGAGACGAATTTGGTGCTAAATTGGGAAAAGTGCCATTTTATAGTACAAGAAGGAATAGTATTGGGGCACAAGATATCCAGGCATGGAATAGAGGTGGATAAG GCATACAAGGATTTGAAGGAGAGCTTGGTGACGGCTCCTGTCTTGGTGGCACCAGATTGGGATATACCCTTCGAGGTCATGTGCGATGCCAGTGATACTGCGGTGGGGGCTGTGCTTGGCCAGCGgcaaaacaag CTATTGGAGGTGAGACACTATTCTTGGTATGCAAATTTTGCTAATTTTCTTGTCACAGGCACACCACCACCCAATCTATCGTTTCATCAAC AAGGTGTGTTGCAGAGGAAAAGTTTGGTCAAATCCTTAACCATTGCCATGACCGTGAGGtggtggtcattttggaccaacCAAGACGGCATccaag gtgaacgacGTCTGCTTCAATTGGACCAGTTGGAGGAATTTCGGAATCTGGCATATGATCTCGCACTATCATACAAGGAAAAGACAAAGAGGGCTCATGACAGGCAAATCATTGAAAGGGAATTCAAGGAAGGTGAAAATGTCCTGCTCTACAACTCCCGGTTGCGACTGTTTCCCGGAAAATTGAAATCGCGATGGTCTGGTCCATTCGTAATTTCCAAAGTTTACCCATTGGGAACTGTAGAATTGCAAGATGGAAATGATGAGACATTTACGGTCAATGCCCAGCGATtgaagcactacatgggtggcGCAGTTTAG
- the LOC142511668 gene encoding uncharacterized protein LOC142511668, which produces MGYLSSEFCVGVETFVSFALGHPECLLDGKLRCPCNRKKCQNKCFEDAETVKFHLGRYGFVPNYYCWQFHGDQYVPPMFPNFNMEAPSSSSCFVHRSTQQEFIDPIQSDQYFCNTEHGNQYFENTNQNETNEFAEENPRTDSGNDDPQSSNSPIKSLYEMIKSAEKEIWDGNLHGHSLLSVLARLLKMKQEHNMSERNYNDMCQLMSELCPSDNSVPEIFYATKKLIKDLGLPVEKIDVCQNNCMIYWGEDDSLTECKICQHPRYKRSRCRSTNRKTQTPYKKMYYFPITQRLQRLYASTATASHMRWHKEHHFDGDTMTHPSDSPAWRHFDAMHPSFV; this is translated from the coding sequence ATGGGTTACTTAAGTAGTGAATTTTGTGTTGGTGTTGAGACATTTGTGTCATTTGCACTAGGTCATCCAGAGTGTTTATTGGATGGGAAATTACGATGTCCATGCAACCGTAAGAAGTGTCAAAACAAATGTTTTGAGGATGCCGAGACTGTAAAGTTTCATTTAGGTAGATATGGTTTCGTACCGAACTATTATTGTTGGCAGTTTCATGGTGATCAGTACGTCCCTCCTATGTTTCCAAACTTCAATATGGAGGCTCCTTCTTCATCTTCTTGTTTCGTACACAGATCAACTCAACAAGAATTCATTGACCCGAttcaatctgatcaatatttCTGTAATACTGAACATGGAAACCAATACTTCGAAAACACAAATCAAAATGAAACAAATGAATTTGCGGAAGAAAATCCCCGTACAGACTCTGGCAATGATGATCCTCAAAGTTCGAACAGTCCTATAAAATCTCTGTACGAAATGATTAAGTCTGCTGAGAAAGAAATTTGGGATGGAAATCTACACGGTCATTCTTTGTTGTCTGTGTTAGCTCGGTTATTGAAGATGAAACAAGAGCATAACATGTCTGAGCGAAATTACAATGATATGTGTCAGTTAATGTCTGAGTTATGTCCTTCCGATAACTCAGTGCCAGAGATTTTTTATGCGACAAAGAAACTTATTAAAGATCTTGGACTTCCAGTCGAGAAAATAGATGTATGTCAAAATAACTGCATGATATATTGGGGGGAAGATGACTCGTTGACAGAGTGTAAGATTTGTCAACATCCTCGGTACAAACGTAGCAGATGTCGATCTACTAATCGTAAAACTCAAACTCCGTACAAAAAGATGTATTACTTTCCCATCACTCAACGTTTGCAACGATTATATGCGTCAACAGCTACAGCCTCACATATGCGTTGGCACAAGGAACATCATTTCGATGGTGACACAATGACACACCCTTCGGATTCTCCAGCGTGGCGTCATTTCGACGCGATGCATCCATCATtcgtgtaa
- the LOC142546286 gene encoding uncharacterized protein LOC142546286, with the protein MSTDGFQPFGQSGQQYSSWPVIVTPYNLPPWMCMKEEYMFLTVIVPGPNNPKDKLDVFLQPLIAELQSLWCSGVQTYDIHLKQNFNLRVALLWTINDFPAYAMLSGWSTAGKQACPHCMSDSNAFTPPCSGKTSWFDNHRKFLPGDHPLRRNRFMFIRGRRVLGTAPVVKQGDELMNELDEYGFRPSYEVDSETINKEIGSYVQCGWRRRSILWELPYWSTNLIRHNLDVMHVEKNVFDNVFNIVCNIQGRTKDNAKSRADLVEMNIRPELHPDGETGKYPKASYTLDRKGRQVLLGWLKDVKFCDGYVSKMARCVDMQKLRMFGMKSHDCHVFMQRLIPVAFRELLPRHVWEVLTELSLFFADLTSRNIKQSDMMRLNDDIVLIFCKLEKIFPPSFFDSMEHLCVHLPFEARIAGPVQFRWMYPFERFLRKLKNTVRNKARVEGSICNAYLVKEASIFCQYYFSETSTARGRKRRQHQTTYEDTGSTEMLSIFRSRGRKIGAGRSRWLTADEYQELATYILLNCKEITPFVRMYEDYLHR; encoded by the exons ATGTCAACCGATGGATTTCAGCCTTTTGGTCAAAGTGGTCAGCAATATTCATCATGGCCTGTCATTGTCACGCCATACAACTTACCCCCTTGGATGTGCATGAAAGAGGAATACATGTTCTTGACGGTGATTGTACCTGGGCCAAATAACCCGAAAGACAAACTCGACGTATTTCTTCAGCCGTTAATTGCAGAACTACAATCACTGTGGTGTTCAGGTGTGCAGACATACGACATCCATCTGAAACAAAACTTTAATCTAAGAGTTGCTTTACTCTGGACCATAAATGATTTTCCAGCCTACGCAATGTTATCCGGGTGGAGCACTGCAGGGAAGCAGGCTTGTCCTCATTGCATGTCTGATTCAAACGCTTTTACCCCACCATGCAGTGGCAAAACAAGTTGGTTTGACAACCACCGAAAATTCCTGCCTGGGGATCACCCATTGCGTCGAAATAGATTTATGTTTATTCGTGGAAGACGAGTTCTGGGCACAGCGCCAGTTGTCAAACAAGGTGATGAGTTAATGAACGAGTTGGACGAATACGGATTCAGACCTTCGTACGAGGTTGACTCTGAAACGATAAACAAAGAAATTGGTAGTTATGTGCAATGTGGATGGAGAAGAAGAAGTATACTGTGGGAACTTCCTTACTGGAGTACAAACTTGATTCGACACAACTTGGATGTGATGCATGTAGAGAAAAATGTTTTCGACAATGTCTTCAACATTGTTTGTAACATACAAGGACGCACAAAAGATAATGCAAAATCAAGGGCAGATCTCGTCGAAATGAATATAAGACCAGAGTTACATCCCGACGGAGAGACCGGTAAATATCCTAAAGCATCGTACACTCTTGACAGGAAAGGCCGACAAGTTTTACTCGGTTGGCTTAAGGATGTTAAATTTTGTGATGGTTATGTCTCCAAAATGGCACGTTGTGTGGACATGCAGAAATTGCGAATGTTTGGGATGAAAAGTCATGACTGCCATGTGTTCATGCAACGTTTGATTCCTGTTGCATTCAGGGAGTTGTTACCACGTCATGTTTGGGAAGTATTGACAGAGCTAAGCCTTTTCTTCGCGGACTTAACCTCCAGAAACATCAAACAAAGTGATATGATGCGTTTAAATGATGATATTGTCCTCATTTTTTGCAAGTTAGAGAAGATTTTTCCCCCTAGCTTTTTCGACTCCATGGAACATTTATGTGTGCATCTACCATTTGAAGCTCGCATCGCAGGTCCTGTTCAATTTAGGTGGATGTATCCGTTCGAAAGATTTCTTAGGAAGCTGAAGAACACAGTTCGTAATAAGGCACGGGTTGAGGGTTCCATATGCAATGCCTACTTGGTTAAGGAGGCCTCAATATTCTGTCAGTACTACTTCAGTGAGACATCGACAGCTAGGGGACGAAAACGTAGACAACATCAAACAACTTACGAAGACACTGGAAGCACGGAGATGTTGTCTATTTTTCGCAGTCGAGGACGAAAGATTGGAGCGGGAAGGTCTAGATGGCTGACTGCTGATGAATATCAAGAACTTGCCACGTACATTTTACTGAATTGCAAGGAAATCACACCATTTGTCAG AATGTACGAAGACTACTTGCACCGATAG